One genomic window of Centroberyx gerrardi isolate f3 chromosome 15, fCenGer3.hap1.cur.20231027, whole genome shotgun sequence includes the following:
- the slc25a28 gene encoding mitoferrin-2, which translates to MEADGFVRRRRMTAETPGNDPGVAGASAGAEVRWIGGRFWGVSESIVGSLTPRIGGETELQTVHCIRGAQDQTEDSEPDYEGLPQGASTSTHMLAGAVAGIMEHCLMFPIDCVKTRMQSLQPDPAARYRNVMDALRRIVTTEGIWRPMRGLNATAVGAGPAHALYFACYEKLKKTLSDVIHPGANSHLANGAAGCVATLLHDAAMNPAEVVKQRMQMYNSPYRGVLDCVRAVWQKEGAAAFYRSYTTQLTMNIPFQALHFMTYEYLQELLNPHRQYNPSSHMVSGALAGAIAAAATTPLDVCKTLLNTQESLTLSSLSPGQGPGPGPGPGPGQGQSQGAHRHISGLAHAFRTVYRLGGLQGFFKGVQARVIYQMPSTAISWSVYEFFKYGLTKHQHDKRRSQHREAEM; encoded by the exons ATGGAAGCAGATGGTTTTGTGAGGAGGCGTCGGATGACAGCGGAGACACCAGGCAATGATCCCGGGGTTGCTGGTGCCTCTGCCGGGGCAGAAGTTCGATGGATTGGGGGCAGATTTTGGGGAGTTTCGGAAAGTATCGTGGGAAGTCTGACACCCCGGATCGGAGGCGAGACAGAACTGCAGACTGTTCATTGTATCCGTGGTGCACAGGATCAGACAGAGGACTCTGAACCAGACTATGAGGGTTTGCCACAGGGAGCTTCAACTAGCACCCACATGTTGGCTGGAGCCGTGGCCGGAATCATGGAGCATTGCCTTATGTTCCCCATCGACTGTGTCAAG ACACGCATGCAGAGCCTCCAGCCCGACCCCGCGGCCCGCTACAGGAACGTGATGGACGCTCTCCGGCGAATCGTAACCACCGAGGGCATCTGGCGGCCAATGAGAGGGCTGAACGCGACAGCTGTGGGGGCGGGACCTGCCCATGCCCTCTATTTCGCCTGCTATGAGAAACTCAAAAAGACTCTAAGTGATGTCATTCACCCAGGGGCTAACAGTCATTTGGCTAATG gagCAGCTGGGTGCGTGGCCACACTGCTTCATGATGCAGCCATGAATCCAGCTGAAG TTGTGAAGCAGCGCATGCAGATGTATAACTCTCCCTACCGCGGCGTGCTGGACTGTGTGCGTGCCGTGTGGCAGAAAGAAGGCGCTGCGGCTTTCTACCGCAGCTACACCACCCAGCTCACCATGAACATACCCTTCCAGGCGCTCCACTTCATGACCTACGAGTACCTGCAGGAGCTGCTCAACCCCCACAGACAGTACAATCCCTCGTCCCACATGGTGTCCGGAGCTTTGGCCGGGGCCATCGCAGCCGCAGCCACCACGCCTCTGGACGTCTGCAAGACCCTGCTCAACACCCAGGAGTCCCTAACCCTCAGCTCCCTGTCCCCCGGCCAAGGCCCAGGTCCCGGTCCCGGCCCCGGTCCGGGCCAGGGCCAGAGCCAAGGAGCCCACAGACACATCTCAGGCCTGGCCCACGCCTTTCGGACAGTGTACAGGCTGGGCGGCCTGCAGGGCTTCTTCAAGGGAGTCCAGGCTAGGGTGATCTACCAGATGCCCTCCACAGCCATCAGCTGGTCAGTCTACGAGTTCTTCAAGTACGGACTCACCAAGCACCAGCACGACAAGAGGAGATCGCAGCACAGGGAGGCTGAGATGTAG